GCTTCCTCCGGCCCTGGCCGCGGTCAATCCGAAGCAGCCAGGATGTAACTATCCGGATAAAGAGCTCGCCGGTGTGGGGGTGGCCTTTAACCTGATTATGGCCTTGAGGCGGGTCCTGTTTCATGACGTTACGGCCGGCGCATGGTCGGACCGGGAGCGTCCCAATCTCAAAGAATATCTGGATCTGGTAGCTATCGGGACCATAGCCGATATGGTGCCTTTACGGGGTGTAAACAGGATACTGGTCAAAGAGGGATTGAAGATCATTGACAGGGCAAGACGGCCCGGGGTTGCCGCTCTAAAGGCGGTCAGTTTGGTCAATACTGCGAAGGCCTCATCCTACGATATAGGTTTTCGGCTTGCTCCACGGCTAAATGCCGCGGGCAGGATGGGCTCCGCCGATGAGGCCTTCGCTTTACTCGTGACTGAAGACGGCGTCCGGGCTGAACTGATAGCCTCCGCTTTAGACCAGGCTAACCGCAGGCGTCAGGCCGCGGAAGAAGATATGCTCACGGAACTTACCGGCTATATTACGGCGGAGGTATTGCAGACGGAAAAGGCCCTGGTCTATGCCTCGCCGCACTGGCATAGAGGGGTGCTCGGTATCGTAGCTTCACGCCTGGCGGCGAAATATGCCCGGCCCGCCATACTCTTTTCTCTGGAAGACGGAAAGGCCAGGGGATCGGGCCGGAGCGCCGCAGATCTTGACCTTTATGCATTGCTGGCCATGTGTCGTGAGCTGTTGGAGGATTTTGGCGGTCATAAGGAAGCCGCCGGATTATCGCTGCGCGAGGAAAATCTGCCTTTGTTCAAGGAGGTTTTTCAGACTGCGGTGTCTGATAAAGTAACCATCGAGGACCTCGTTCCCAGACTATGGCTGGAAGGCAGCGTTCAGTTGTCAATTTTACGTGAAAAATCCTTTCTCAATGATTTCTACCTACTGCCGCCTTTTGGGATGGGGAACCCGAATCCTCTTTTGGGCACCTCACCCATTAAGATCATAGAGCAGCGGTTAATCGGAGAAAAGCACGTAAAATTAAGAGTGCACCAGGACGGGCGGGTATGGGAGGCTATGGGCTTTAATATGGCCCCTCTGCCTGATGCGGAATTTCTGGAGGCGGCCATGGCCTTTGCCCTGGATACCAATACCTATCAGGGCCGGGAATCCTTGCAATTACGGGTAGTGGATCTAAAGGTGATAGGGACTTAGCCACAGAGCGCACAGAGATATAAAGATTTCGAAATTAGAAATTTGTCATTTTGTATCAGTTTAGCTTTTTTAAAAAGTATTTTTAAATCCCTCCCAACCTCCCTTTTCCAAAGGGAGGAGAAACACTTCCCCCTTTGGAAAAGGGGGATTAAGGGGGATTTTTGAGTCGCCATTTTCTGGACGACTATATCTTTTCAAACAGCTAACGTGTTACGTCATTTGGAATTCGCGCAAAGCGCTTTTGGTCGCGGCTTCACCGCGCTGTGAACTATGGGCTAAATTTTGAAGCACTATCATTAATGGAGGGATTTTAAGATGGGACTGCCAGTATCGGAAACTATCTTAGATAATGGGTTGAATGTCCTGCTTCTCGAAAATCATAAGGCCCCGGTAGTCAGTTTTCAGGTGTGGTACCGGGTGGGATCGCGTAATGAGCGCCTTGGTAAGACCGGAATCTCGCACCTTACCGAGCACCTTATGTTTCGCGGCACTAAAAAATACAGGCCCAAGGAGTTTTCCCGCCTGGTTAAAAGAAATGGGGGAAATGAGAACGCCTTTACCTCCCAGGACTATACGGCCTATTTTGAGAATATAGCCGGGGACCGCCTGGAAGTACTCCTTGATCTGGAATCTGATCGCATGACTAATCTGGCCGTTGATAAGCAGGCATTTCTCACGGAGCGGGATATAGTAATGGAGGAACGTCGCCTTCGTACCGAGGATGATCCGGTCTCCTCCCTCTTTGAAGAAATGGATTCTGTCGCCTTTCGCACCCACCCCTACATGTGGCCGATAATAGGCTGGATGGGGGATATCGGCCAGACCGCTTATGAAGACTTTAAGGATTATTACCGGCTGCATTACAGGCCGAACCGGGCCACGGTCATTGTCGTCGGCGACATGGAAAAAGAAAAGCTATTGTTAAAAATCAAGAAATATTTTGGCCGTATCAAACCCGGGCCGGAGCCATCGCCGATCGTATGTGATGAGCCGCCCCAGAGAGGAGAAAGAAGATTCTGCCTGAAGCGGGAGGCCCAGCTCTCTTATCTGCTTATGAGCTTCCATACCCCTAATCTCAGGCATGAAGACAGCTTTGCCCTGGAGCTTCTGGCCCTTATTCTGGGCCAGGGCAAGAGTTCGCGACTTTATCGCCGTCTGGTACGCGAGAAACAGTTGGCCCTGGACATCAATGTCAATTATCCCCGGTTAGCGCACGATCCCAATCTTTGCCACATCTTTGCGCCCATAATGCCCGGTAAGACGGCCGAGGCAGTGGAAGAGGAGATTGAAGCGGCATTGGAAAAGATAAAGAGGCAAGGCGTGACGGAAAAAGAGCTGCAAAAGGCCAGGAATATGTCCGAAGCGGCCCTTGTGTTCCATCAGGATTCATTTTTTTACCAGGGAATGTTGTTGGGCATCTATCATACGGTGAGTAACTGGCGGGATCTGTATGCCTATCTGCCGGGTATCGCAAAAGTCACTGCTTCCGATATAAAAAGGGTGGCCAATACCTATTTTCATAAGGATAAAAAGAATGTAGGGGTTTTGGTCCCGGTATTGCCGGGTTTCTCCCACGCCTCGGCGCATATGCGAAAGGTATCCGGGAAGAAAAGCTCTCAGCTTTCAGCCATCAGCTATCAGTCCCGGGCCGGAGAGTAGATTTTGTTTTTGCTGACAGCTAACTGCTGATAGCTGAATGCTTCGGCCGGAATCTTTTGATTTCGGACGAAAACTAAAAAGGAGTTTTGTTTCATGCCTAAAAAAACGGTGTCTTCCGGAAGCGCGTTTGCCGGGCGTATTGTCTTGCCGAATGGGACGGTCGTCCTGCTCAAGGAGGTTAAGGCTCTTCCCTCAGTATATATGCATCTGGTCATTGAGGCCGGTTCTCTGTTTGATCCGGGGGGCCGGGAAGGACTGGCGGCCCTCACTGCCGAGAGTCTTTTAACCGGCACCCGCCGGCGCACGGCTGCCCGGATCAGTGAAGAGATAGAGTTTACGGGAGGGGCGCTGGTAGTCCAGTCTAGAAAAGATTATACCTCTATTACCCTGAATGTCTTGAAGAAGGCCCTGCCTACCGGTCTGGAGATTATGTCCGATGTCCTTACCCAGCCGGCCTTCCGGCTAAAAGAGATAGCCAAAAAGAAGGAAGAATTCAAGGCGCGTATCCATAAGGAAGAGGAAGATCCGGGTACGCTTGCCCAAAAGACTTTTCTGGCGGAGCTGTTTAATAAGCGTTTTTATGGGCAGCCGCTGCTGGGAACAGAGAAATCCATATCCGGCCTGACCAAAAATGACCTGATGGGTTTCTACCAGGAGCGATTATCCCGTTCCAGGGTCATCTGTGCTGTGGTCGGCCAGATCACAGAAAGAGAGTTTATGCCCTTATGGGAAAGATATCTGGGGCCCTGGCCGGAGACCGGCATCGAGACTCCGATTAATATCCCCTCAGACAGCAAAGGGAGAGGCGGCCGGATAAAAAAGATCGACCGTGATCTTACCCAGGCCAATATTGTCCTTGGCCACAGAGGCATCCCGCGCAGCCACTCCGACTATTACGCCGTCTTTATCATGAACTACATCCTCGGCGGCGGCGGGTTCCGTTCCCGTCTGATGGACAATATCCGGGAAGAAAAGGGGCTGGCCTACAGCATCTATAGCGCCTTTGTTTCAGGCAGGTACGCCGGTTATTTCCAGGCCGTAGTGGAGACCAGGAATGCGACGGCCGGCGTGGCTATAGATGAAATTCTCAAGGAAATGAAACGAATCAGGGTAAATGGTGTATCTGATGAAGAACTGAACGAGGCCAGGTTGTATCTTACCGGGAGCTTTCCCTTAAAGATGGATACAAATGCCAAGATCGCCGGGCTGTTGACCGATATGGAATTCTACAATCTGGGCCTCGATTACCCGGAGCGTTATCCGGCGGTTATAAAGGCAGTAACCAAAGATCAGGTGGCGGATGCTGCCAGGAAGTATCTCTACCCTGATAATTATACCCTGGTCATTGTAGGCAGGCAAAAAGAGATAAAATGGCCGGGATAAACAAGAGGTTCTTTTCATTTCACTGGTGAAGATCGACTGGTTGGGCTTTAGAGAGGCAGTGCCCCGCGGCCGACGTTACACTATCCATGTGAAGGCCGTGCCGCAGGGACATGGAGCTTGATTCTCAGAATGCCAAACTGAGGGTTACGCCGCCGTAAACAAAGTTATCGTCTTCGCCGGTCTTGCTGCGGTATTTCATCTCGTCGCTCGCGTCGCTTGAAAGCGGAAAAGTGTACGACAAGGAAGGGGTTATTGTCACATATTTCGCTACCGAAACAGGCAGACTGGCTGAGATCACGCCGTCGTGGAAGTTATTAAACTTGTCGCCCGTAGCTGCTCCTTGATCGTTAATCTCGGGGTATTCATCGACGTCTTCGCTCTTCAGATAGCTCGCCGAGGCAGCAAGGTCCAGGGAGACGGCCTCGGTGATCTTGAAAGAATGGGATATGCCAAGAAGAACATACCAGTGCATATAGCTGTGATTTCCTTGTAAACAGTAAGCGAGGGGGACAGCAGCGTATCAACGCCCAACCCCAGAAAGACCTCCTGAGAATCATCGGTGCCGTCCAGGCCGTAATAGATACAGCCTCCACTTATGTTCAAAGGACCAAAGTCCCTGCCGTACGAGAGCGTAAAATCAGTCTCATTCCAATTAGACGGATTATTCCCAATCGCTACATAGGGATCGGTGTCCAGATTGCCCCAGACATTGGCCGAAAAGCCTTTATAGCCTATGGTCGTGGAGGGCTGGACAACAATGCTATCCCGGCTCAGTTCCTGCCCCCGCCAGATATAATCGCTCAAGACCGAAACCGACAGGTCGGCAGAGGGCATATCCTCTTCCGCCATGGCCGGTAGAATAATAACCGCACTCATAATTAAGCCTACAATAACCGTTAGAAAACCCTTTAAGTAACGCGAATCTTTTTTCATTATATTCCTCCTCCAGCACGAGAAACAAATTTTATTCCCTTTAGAATTCATGCCATACCAAGAACCATGCCAGTTAGAAAAAATAACGGTGAATGGAGATAACCGGTTGTTATAACTCCTTAAAAATAAATGTACGGGGAATGTATTATCAGAGAAAGGAATTTAAAAAATACCAAATTGTAGGATGGGGGAATTCATTTTTTGCAAAATTGTAATAAATTAGATCGCT
The Desulfovibrionales bacterium DNA segment above includes these coding regions:
- a CDS encoding pitrilysin family protein, producing the protein MPKKTVSSGSAFAGRIVLPNGTVVLLKEVKALPSVYMHLVIEAGSLFDPGGREGLAALTAESLLTGTRRRTAARISEEIEFTGGALVVQSRKDYTSITLNVLKKALPTGLEIMSDVLTQPAFRLKEIAKKKEEFKARIHKEEEDPGTLAQKTFLAELFNKRFYGQPLLGTEKSISGLTKNDLMGFYQERLSRSRVICAVVGQITEREFMPLWERYLGPWPETGIETPINIPSDSKGRGGRIKKIDRDLTQANIVLGHRGIPRSHSDYYAVFIMNYILGGGGFRSRLMDNIREEKGLAYSIYSAFVSGRYAGYFQAVVETRNATAGVAIDEILKEMKRIRVNGVSDEELNEARLYLTGSFPLKMDTNAKIAGLLTDMEFYNLGLDYPERYPAVIKAVTKDQVADAARKYLYPDNYTLVIVGRQKEIKWPG
- the recJ gene encoding single-stranded-DNA-specific exonuclease RecJ, with product MEREWHKNDPDLLALEKLQRETNLHPLIALFLCNRGIKDTAGAHSFLHPSLKNLPSPFLLKDMDKAAHRLADAVRRREKILIYGDYDADGVTATAVLWLFLKRMGATVSHYIPDRIRDGYGLKTEILRRFLDDKPDLLVTVDCGISNHEAVAYANGQGIEVIITDHHCVPDVLPPALAAVNPKQPGCNYPDKELAGVGVAFNLIMALRRVLFHDVTAGAWSDRERPNLKEYLDLVAIGTIADMVPLRGVNRILVKEGLKIIDRARRPGVAALKAVSLVNTAKASSYDIGFRLAPRLNAAGRMGSADEAFALLVTEDGVRAELIASALDQANRRRQAAEEDMLTELTGYITAEVLQTEKALVYASPHWHRGVLGIVASRLAAKYARPAILFSLEDGKARGSGRSAADLDLYALLAMCRELLEDFGGHKEAAGLSLREENLPLFKEVFQTAVSDKVTIEDLVPRLWLEGSVQLSILREKSFLNDFYLLPPFGMGNPNPLLGTSPIKIIEQRLIGEKHVKLRVHQDGRVWEAMGFNMAPLPDAEFLEAAMAFALDTNTYQGRESLQLRVVDLKVIGT
- a CDS encoding pitrilysin family protein, which produces MGLPVSETILDNGLNVLLLENHKAPVVSFQVWYRVGSRNERLGKTGISHLTEHLMFRGTKKYRPKEFSRLVKRNGGNENAFTSQDYTAYFENIAGDRLEVLLDLESDRMTNLAVDKQAFLTERDIVMEERRLRTEDDPVSSLFEEMDSVAFRTHPYMWPIIGWMGDIGQTAYEDFKDYYRLHYRPNRATVIVVGDMEKEKLLLKIKKYFGRIKPGPEPSPIVCDEPPQRGERRFCLKREAQLSYLLMSFHTPNLRHEDSFALELLALILGQGKSSRLYRRLVREKQLALDINVNYPRLAHDPNLCHIFAPIMPGKTAEAVEEEIEAALEKIKRQGVTEKELQKARNMSEAALVFHQDSFFYQGMLLGIYHTVSNWRDLYAYLPGIAKVTASDIKRVANTYFHKDKKNVGVLVPVLPGFSHASAHMRKVSGKKSSQLSAISYQSRAGE